The following coding sequences are from one Streptomyces sp. NBC_01294 window:
- a CDS encoding dihydrofolate reductase family protein — MGKLTLTTFVTLDGVMQAPGGPDEDRGGGFEYGGWVAPFADEGMGEFVTEVFGRAEAFLLGRRTYEIFAAYWPEHDDPADPVPAKLNRLHKYVASTTLDEPAWGPATVLDGEHLQSEIVRAKDELDGELQVHGSGQLAQWLLARDLVDEINLLVFPVVLGTGRRLFPTGGLPTAYELTASRTTPAGTAIHTYRPTGRAAFGTVG, encoded by the coding sequence ATGGGGAAGCTGACACTGACCACCTTTGTGACGCTGGACGGCGTGATGCAGGCGCCCGGGGGGCCCGACGAGGACCGGGGCGGGGGGTTCGAGTACGGCGGGTGGGTCGCGCCGTTCGCCGATGAGGGGATGGGGGAGTTCGTCACCGAGGTGTTCGGCCGGGCCGAGGCGTTTCTGCTCGGGCGGCGGACGTACGAGATCTTCGCCGCGTACTGGCCGGAGCACGACGACCCCGCCGACCCCGTCCCGGCCAAGCTGAACCGGCTGCACAAGTACGTGGCCTCCACCACCCTGGACGAGCCGGCCTGGGGGCCGGCCACCGTGCTCGACGGGGAGCACCTGCAGAGCGAGATCGTGCGGGCCAAGGACGAGCTGGACGGGGAGCTCCAGGTGCACGGCAGCGGACAGCTCGCGCAGTGGCTGCTGGCCCGGGACCTCGTGGACGAGATCAATCTGCTGGTGTTCCCGGTGGTGCTCGGGACCGGCCGGCGGCTGTTCCCCACCGGGGGACTGCCGACCGCCTACGAGCTGACCGCCTCCCGTACGACCCCGGCCGGCACGGCCATCCACACCTACCGTCCGACGGGGCGGGCCGCCTTCGGCACGGTCGGGTGA
- a CDS encoding SDR family oxidoreductase, translated as MDSSSTVALVTGGSRGIGAAVALRLAEDGVDVALTYVSDAEAAAEVVGKVEALGRRALAVRADAGDPGAAGAVVERVVREFGQLDVLVNNAGVGLLGPLEGLAPADVERVLAVNVRGVFHTTQAAAAHLGSGGRIITIGSCMTQRVPGPGGTLYAMSKSALTGFNKALARELGERGITANLVHPGPVDTDMNPADGPYAGPQAAMTTLGRFGAPREVAAVVSFLAGPDASYVTGAEFAVDGGHAA; from the coding sequence ATGGACAGCAGCAGCACCGTGGCGCTGGTGACCGGTGGGAGCAGGGGGATCGGGGCGGCCGTCGCGTTGCGGCTCGCCGAGGACGGGGTGGACGTCGCCCTCACCTACGTCAGCGACGCGGAGGCGGCGGCCGAGGTCGTCGGGAAGGTCGAGGCGCTCGGGCGGCGGGCGCTGGCCGTGCGGGCCGATGCCGGGGATCCCGGCGCCGCCGGGGCGGTGGTGGAGCGGGTCGTGCGGGAGTTCGGGCAGCTCGACGTGCTGGTCAACAACGCCGGCGTGGGCCTGCTCGGGCCGCTCGAGGGCCTGGCTCCGGCCGACGTCGAGCGCGTACTCGCCGTCAACGTGCGCGGGGTGTTCCACACCACGCAGGCGGCGGCCGCGCACCTCGGCTCCGGCGGGCGGATCATCACCATCGGCAGCTGCATGACCCAGCGGGTGCCGGGGCCGGGCGGAACGCTCTACGCCATGAGCAAGTCGGCGCTGACCGGGTTCAACAAGGCCCTCGCCCGGGAGTTGGGCGAGCGCGGGATCACCGCGAACCTCGTGCACCCGGGGCCGGTGGACACGGACATGAACCCGGCGGACGGACCGTACGCGGGTCCGCAGGCGGCGATGACGACCCTCGGGCGGTTCGGGGCGCCGCGGGAGGTGGCGGCCGTGGTGTCGTTCCTCGCGGGGCCGGACGCCTCGTACGTGACGGGGGCGGAGTTCGCGGTGGACGGCGGGCACGCCGCGTAG
- the alc gene encoding allantoicase, whose protein sequence is MAIESFTGNANPYGGGDPYADYRTADFPFTQYANLAARELGAGVIAANDEFFAQRENLLISEAAHFDPEDFGHKGKVMDGWETRRRRGISATQPWPTPEDHDWALVRLGAPGVIRGIVVDTAHFRGNMPQAVSIEATNWEGALAPTPEELQGDDVKWTTIVARTPVGGHAANGFEVDAPQRFTHLRVNQHPDGGIARLRVHGEVLPDPKWLDALGSFDVAALENGGSVQDASNRFYSPPANTINPGRSRKMDDGWETARRRDNGNDWIRYQLVAESEIRAVEIDTAYLKGNSAGWASLSVKTGEEGEWTEFLPRTRLQPDTNHRFVLDAPAVGTHVRIDIFPDGGFSRLRLFGSLTESGAAALTARHQELGG, encoded by the coding sequence GTGGCGATTGAATCCTTCACCGGCAACGCGAACCCGTACGGAGGCGGCGACCCGTATGCGGACTACCGCACCGCGGACTTCCCCTTCACCCAGTACGCGAACCTCGCCGCCCGTGAGCTGGGCGCCGGTGTCATCGCCGCCAACGACGAGTTCTTCGCCCAGCGCGAGAACCTGCTGATCTCCGAGGCCGCGCACTTCGACCCCGAGGACTTCGGCCACAAGGGCAAGGTCATGGACGGCTGGGAGACCCGCCGCCGCCGCGGCATCTCCGCCACCCAGCCCTGGCCGACCCCCGAGGACCACGACTGGGCGCTCGTACGCCTGGGCGCCCCCGGCGTTATCCGCGGCATCGTCGTCGACACCGCCCACTTCCGCGGCAACATGCCGCAGGCCGTCTCCATCGAGGCCACCAACTGGGAGGGCGCCCTCGCGCCGACCCCGGAGGAGCTCCAGGGCGACGACGTGAAGTGGACGACCATCGTCGCCCGCACCCCGGTCGGCGGCCACGCGGCCAACGGCTTCGAGGTCGACGCCCCGCAGCGCTTCACGCACCTGCGCGTCAACCAGCACCCCGACGGCGGCATCGCCCGCCTGCGCGTCCACGGCGAGGTCCTGCCCGACCCGAAGTGGCTCGACGCGCTCGGCTCCTTCGACGTGGCGGCCCTGGAGAACGGCGGCTCCGTCCAGGACGCCTCCAACCGCTTCTACTCCCCGCCGGCCAACACCATCAACCCGGGCCGCTCCCGCAAGATGGACGACGGCTGGGAGACCGCGCGCCGCCGCGACAACGGCAACGACTGGATCCGCTACCAGCTCGTCGCCGAGTCCGAGATCCGCGCCGTCGAGATCGACACCGCGTACCTCAAGGGCAACTCGGCCGGCTGGGCCTCGCTGTCGGTCAAGACGGGCGAGGAGGGCGAGTGGACGGAGTTCCTGCCGCGCACCCGCCTGCAGCCCGACACCAACCACCGCTTCGTCCTGGACGCCCCGGCGGTCGGCACGCACGTCCGGATCGACATCTTCCCGGACGGCGGCTTCTCCCGCCTGCGCCTGTTCGGCTCCCTGACGGAGTCCGGCGCCGCGGCACTGACGGCCCGCCACCAGGAACTGGGCGGCTAG
- the allB gene encoding allantoinase AllB, producing the protein MAVELVLRSTRVITPEGTRAASVAVAGGKITAVLAYEAEVPAGARLQDFGDDVLLPGLVDTHVHVNDPGRTEWEGFWTATRAAAAGGITTILDMPLNSLPPTTTTGNLRVKQEVARAKAHVDVGFWGGALPDNVKDLRPLHDAGVYGFKCFLSPSGVDEFPELDQEQLATSLAEITGFGGLMIVHAEDPHHLDAAPVVPGPKYADFLASRPRDAENTAIGNLIAQAKRLNARVHVLHLSSSDALPLIAAAKAEGVKITVESCPHYLTLTAEEVPDGASEFKCCPPIREAANQDLLWDALADGTIDCIVSDHSPSTADLKTSDFSTAWGGISSLQLGLPAIWTEAKKRGRSLEDVVRWMSAAPAALAGLAQKGAIEAGRDADFAVLAPEETFTVDPAELHHRNRVTAYAGKTLYGVVKSTWLRGTQIADHGTPTEPTGLLLERQN; encoded by the coding sequence GTGGCTGTGGAACTGGTACTGCGCTCGACGCGCGTCATCACCCCCGAGGGGACGCGTGCCGCTTCGGTGGCCGTCGCCGGCGGGAAGATCACGGCCGTGCTGGCGTACGAGGCCGAGGTACCGGCCGGAGCCCGGCTGCAGGACTTCGGTGACGACGTCCTGCTCCCCGGCCTGGTCGACACCCACGTCCACGTGAACGACCCGGGCCGCACCGAGTGGGAGGGCTTCTGGACGGCCACCCGCGCCGCGGCGGCCGGAGGCATCACCACGATCCTCGACATGCCGCTGAACTCCCTGCCGCCGACCACCACGACCGGCAACCTGCGCGTCAAGCAGGAGGTCGCCCGCGCCAAGGCGCACGTGGACGTGGGCTTCTGGGGCGGCGCGCTGCCCGACAACGTCAAGGACCTGCGCCCGCTGCACGACGCCGGCGTCTACGGCTTCAAGTGCTTCCTGTCGCCCTCGGGCGTGGACGAGTTCCCCGAGCTCGACCAGGAGCAGCTGGCCACCTCGCTCGCCGAGATCACCGGCTTCGGCGGCCTGATGATCGTGCACGCCGAGGACCCGCACCACCTCGACGCCGCTCCCGTCGTCCCGGGCCCGAAGTACGCCGACTTCCTGGCCTCCCGTCCGCGCGACGCCGAGAACACCGCGATCGGCAACCTGATCGCCCAGGCCAAGCGGTTGAACGCCCGCGTCCACGTGCTGCACTTGTCGTCCTCCGACGCGCTGCCGCTGATCGCCGCCGCCAAGGCCGAGGGCGTCAAGATCACCGTCGAGTCCTGCCCGCACTACCTCACCCTCACGGCCGAGGAAGTGCCGGACGGCGCCAGCGAGTTCAAGTGCTGCCCGCCCATCCGCGAAGCCGCCAACCAGGACCTCCTGTGGGACGCGCTCGCCGACGGCACCATCGACTGCATCGTCTCCGACCACTCGCCCTCCACCGCGGACCTGAAGACCAGCGACTTCTCCACCGCGTGGGGCGGCATCTCCTCCCTCCAGCTGGGCCTGCCCGCCATCTGGACCGAGGCGAAGAAGCGCGGACGCTCCCTCGAGGACGTCGTGCGCTGGATGTCCGCCGCCCCGGCCGCCCTCGCAGGCCTGGCGCAGAAGGGCGCGATCGAGGCCGGCCGCGACGCCGACTTCGCCGTGCTCGCCCCCGAAGAAACGTTCACCGTGGACCCGGCCGAACTCCACCACCGCAACCGGGTCACGGCGTACGCGGGCAAGACCCTGTACGGCGTCGTGAAGTCCACCTGGCTGCGCGGTACGCAGATCGCCGACCACGGCACCCCGACCGAGCCCACGGGCCTCCTCCTCGAAAGGCAGAACTGA
- a CDS encoding IclR family transcriptional regulator: protein MPTSSASTTDASSKTPAASGGVQSLERAFDLLERMADAGGEVGLSELSAASGLPLPTIHRLMRTLVACGYVRQQPNRRYSLGPRLIRLGESASRLLGTWARPYLARLVEETGETANMALLDGDEIVYVAQVPSKHSMRMFTEVGRRVLPHSTGVGKALLAYTPADEVRALLARTGMPAATEKTITTPEGFLDALEQVRKVGYAVDDNEQEIGVRCLAVSVPNSPTAAAISISGPAGRVTEAVAESFVPILQGVAAELSVALSNQTPA, encoded by the coding sequence GTGCCGACGTCCAGCGCCAGCACCACCGACGCTTCCTCAAAGACCCCCGCCGCCAGCGGTGGCGTCCAGTCCCTTGAGCGCGCCTTCGATCTGCTCGAACGTATGGCCGATGCCGGGGGTGAGGTCGGCCTCAGCGAGCTCTCCGCCGCCAGCGGTCTGCCTCTGCCCACGATCCACCGCCTGATGCGCACCCTGGTGGCGTGCGGTTACGTCCGCCAGCAGCCCAACCGACGGTACTCCCTCGGCCCCCGCCTGATCCGCCTCGGCGAGTCCGCGTCGCGCCTGCTGGGCACCTGGGCCCGCCCCTACCTCGCCCGTCTGGTCGAGGAGACCGGCGAGACGGCGAACATGGCGCTGCTCGACGGGGACGAGATCGTCTACGTCGCCCAGGTGCCGTCCAAGCACTCCATGCGCATGTTCACCGAGGTCGGCCGCCGGGTGCTGCCGCACTCCACCGGCGTGGGCAAGGCGCTCCTGGCCTACACCCCCGCCGACGAGGTACGGGCCCTGCTGGCCCGCACCGGGATGCCGGCGGCGACCGAGAAGACCATCACCACGCCCGAGGGCTTCCTCGACGCGCTGGAGCAGGTCCGCAAGGTGGGCTACGCGGTCGACGACAACGAGCAGGAGATAGGAGTCCGCTGCCTCGCGGTCTCCGTGCCGAACTCGCCCACCGCCGCCGCGATCTCCATCTCGGGTCCGGCGGGGCGGGTCACCGAGGCCGTGGCCGAGTCCTTCGTGCCGATCCTGCAGGGCGTCGCGGCCGAGCTGTCGGTGGCGCTGTCCAACCAGACCCCGGCGTAG
- a CDS encoding ABC transporter ATP-binding protein, which translates to MTLLVHDVTLTYPDGESRLTALDSVCLEVPAGTLTAVIGPSGSGKSSLLAVAATLVTPDSGRVVVAGRDTADLGPAEKSALRREKIGIVFQQPNLLASLTAAEQLQVMAHLSGRPARAVRRRALELLDAVGLADKADKRPHQLSGGQRQRINIARALMNEPAVLLVDEPTSALDHERGAAVLDLLVALTRERSTATVVVTHDHAHLERMDRTATMADGCLTQSPDPVPAP; encoded by the coding sequence ATGACCCTGCTCGTCCACGACGTCACGCTCACCTACCCCGACGGCGAGAGCCGGCTCACCGCCCTCGACTCGGTCTGCCTGGAGGTCCCCGCCGGGACGCTGACGGCGGTGATCGGACCCTCCGGATCCGGCAAGTCCAGCCTGCTCGCGGTCGCCGCCACCCTCGTCACGCCGGACTCCGGCCGGGTCGTCGTCGCGGGCCGTGACACCGCCGATCTCGGCCCCGCCGAGAAGTCGGCCCTGCGCCGGGAGAAGATCGGCATCGTCTTCCAGCAGCCGAACCTGCTGGCCTCGCTGACCGCCGCCGAACAGCTCCAGGTCATGGCGCACCTCTCCGGCCGCCCGGCGCGGGCGGTGCGCCGGCGCGCGCTGGAGCTGCTGGACGCGGTGGGCCTGGCCGACAAGGCCGACAAGCGCCCCCACCAGCTCTCCGGCGGCCAGCGCCAGCGGATCAACATCGCCCGCGCCCTGATGAACGAGCCGGCCGTGCTGCTGGTCGACGAGCCGACCAGCGCGCTGGACCACGAGCGCGGCGCGGCCGTGCTCGACCTGCTGGTCGCCCTGACCCGCGAGCGCTCCACCGCCACGGTGGTGGTCACCCACGACCACGCCCACCTGGAGCGGATGGACCGCACGGCGACGATGGCCGACGGCTGCCTGACCCAGAGCCCGGACCCGGTCCCGGCGCCCTGA
- a CDS encoding ABC transporter permease, protein MFVAWRDLRFAKGRFALMGSVVLLITLLVGLLSGLTSGLARENISAITGLPASHLAFAAPTGDQKVSFTNSQVPESAWLAWRGQPGVTAAEPLGIRTTNAVSGERTAAVSVFGVDPAGGLGPRKAGLTQGRVVLAEKAAKELGGLTAGAKLRIGPLELTVAAVSGTAAYSHTPVVWMDLNDWQRIGNPGTSIDTLATVVAVSGGGLDLAAADQAAGTKAQSVDEALGAIGSYQAENGSLQLMRGFLFAISALVIGAFFTVWTIQRSGDIAVLKALGASTPYLLKDALGQAVVMLAIGTGLGTALAAAFGALISGGDVPFVLDAATVLVPAAIMILLGALGAALSIRRITAVDPLTALGSAR, encoded by the coding sequence ATGTTCGTCGCATGGAGAGATCTACGGTTCGCCAAGGGGCGCTTCGCCCTCATGGGCTCGGTCGTCCTGCTGATCACGCTGCTGGTCGGCCTGCTGTCCGGGCTCACCTCCGGCCTGGCCCGGGAGAACATCTCGGCCATCACCGGTCTGCCCGCCTCGCACCTGGCCTTCGCCGCGCCCACCGGGGACCAGAAGGTGTCCTTCACCAACTCCCAGGTGCCCGAGTCCGCCTGGCTGGCCTGGCGCGGGCAGCCCGGGGTGACGGCGGCGGAGCCGCTCGGCATCCGCACCACCAACGCCGTCTCGGGTGAGCGCACCGCCGCGGTCTCCGTCTTCGGCGTGGACCCGGCCGGCGGGCTCGGACCGCGGAAGGCCGGCCTCACCCAGGGCCGGGTGGTCCTCGCCGAGAAGGCCGCGAAGGAGCTGGGCGGCCTCACCGCCGGCGCCAAGCTCAGGATCGGCCCGCTCGAACTGACCGTGGCCGCCGTCTCCGGAACCGCCGCCTACAGCCACACCCCGGTCGTGTGGATGGACCTCAACGACTGGCAGCGCATCGGCAACCCGGGAACCTCCATCGACACCCTCGCCACCGTCGTCGCCGTCTCCGGCGGCGGCCTGGACCTCGCCGCCGCGGACCAGGCCGCCGGCACCAAGGCCCAGAGCGTCGACGAGGCACTGGGCGCCATAGGCTCGTACCAGGCCGAGAACGGCTCGCTCCAGCTGATGCGCGGCTTCCTCTTCGCCATCTCGGCCCTGGTGATAGGGGCCTTCTTCACGGTGTGGACGATCCAGCGCAGCGGGGACATCGCCGTCCTGAAGGCCCTGGGTGCCTCCACCCCGTACCTGCTGAAGGACGCCCTCGGCCAGGCCGTGGTGATGCTCGCGATCGGCACCGGCCTGGGCACCGCGCTCGCCGCCGCCTTCGGCGCGCTGATCAGCGGCGGTGACGTGCCCTTCGTCCTCGACGCCGCCACGGTGCTCGTCCCCGCCGCGATCATGATCCTGCTCGGCGCGCTGGGAGCGGCCCTGTCCATCCGGCGGATCACCGCCGTCGACCCGCTGACCGCCCTCGGGAGCGCCCGATGA
- a CDS encoding sensor histidine kinase, which yields MTAPVPRVLPGPPPPPASRALTPVSKVLRLCLHALLFGLLALAAGRAVADSAPRAGWVVAACAVLAAVYAGGVRTPAVHRSPRAGAVWLAGLGAAWTALLAVSPDGLWIAFPLYFLELHLLRLRWGVAAVAVTACAAIGGFLAHSSTVTPGAFLGPLLGGAVAVATVLGYQALYRESERRRELIEELITTRAELAAAERSAGILAERERLAREIHDTLAQGLSSIQLLLRAAERALPEEAPALEHIARAREAAQDNLAEARRFVRALTPPDLEHGSLAAALERLCSGVPGPRVRFSLSGSPRVLPTPYEVALLRIAQSALANVVRHARAGRAEITLTFMDASVTLDIVDDGHGFDPSSAASGSGGSGDGGFGLPAMRSRAETLGGLFTVESDPGQGTAVAVTLPLPLEPVEAP from the coding sequence ATGACTGCTCCCGTTCCCCGCGTGCTCCCCGGTCCGCCCCCTCCCCCCGCGTCCCGCGCCCTCACCCCCGTGTCGAAAGTGCTGCGGCTGTGCCTGCACGCGCTGCTGTTCGGGCTGCTCGCGCTCGCCGCCGGGCGGGCGGTCGCCGACTCCGCGCCGCGGGCCGGCTGGGTGGTCGCCGCCTGCGCGGTGCTGGCCGCGGTGTACGCCGGCGGCGTACGGACCCCAGCGGTGCACCGCTCGCCGCGCGCCGGGGCCGTGTGGCTGGCGGGGCTCGGGGCGGCCTGGACGGCGCTGCTCGCGGTCTCCCCCGACGGGCTGTGGATCGCCTTCCCGCTGTACTTCCTGGAGCTGCACCTGCTGCGGCTGCGCTGGGGCGTCGCGGCCGTCGCGGTGACCGCCTGCGCGGCCATCGGCGGCTTCCTCGCGCACAGCAGCACGGTGACCCCCGGGGCCTTCCTCGGGCCGCTGCTGGGCGGGGCCGTGGCGGTGGCGACCGTCCTGGGCTACCAGGCGCTGTACCGCGAGAGCGAACGCCGCCGCGAGCTGATCGAGGAGCTCATCACGACGCGGGCCGAGCTGGCCGCGGCCGAGCGGAGCGCCGGGATCCTCGCCGAGCGCGAACGCCTGGCCCGGGAGATCCACGACACCCTCGCCCAGGGGCTGTCCTCCATCCAGCTGCTGCTGCGGGCCGCCGAGCGGGCGCTGCCCGAGGAGGCTCCGGCCCTGGAGCACATCGCCCGGGCCCGGGAGGCCGCCCAGGACAACCTCGCCGAGGCGCGCCGCTTCGTACGGGCCCTCACCCCGCCGGACCTGGAGCACGGGTCGCTCGCCGCCGCGCTGGAGCGGCTGTGCTCCGGGGTGCCGGGGCCGCGGGTCCGGTTCTCGCTGAGCGGCAGCCCGCGGGTGCTGCCCACCCCGTACGAGGTGGCCCTGCTGCGGATCGCGCAGTCGGCGCTGGCCAATGTGGTGCGGCACGCGCGGGCCGGGCGCGCCGAGATCACCCTGACCTTCATGGACGCCTCGGTCACGCTGGACATCGTCGACGACGGGCACGGCTTCGATCCCTCCTCGGCCGCGTCGGGCTCCGGCGGCTCCGGCGACGGGGGCTTCGGGCTGCCCGCGATGCGCTCGCGCGCCGAGACCCTGGGCGGGCTGTTCACCGTCGAGTCCGACCCCGGCCAGGGCACCGCCGTGGCCGTCACCCTGCCGTTGCCGCTGGAACCCGTGGAGGCACCGTGA
- a CDS encoding response regulator transcription factor: MTIRLLLADDHPVVRAGLRAVLDTEADFAVVAEAATAERAVELAAREPVDVVLMDLQFGPGMHGSAATALITARPGAPRVLVLTTYDTDADILAAVEAGASGYLLKDAPPEELAAAVRTAAAGQSALAPAVALRLMDRMRTPAEALTKRELEVLQLVADGLSNQQISKKLFLSQATVKSHLVHIYAKLGVDSRTSAVAAAATRRLIRTP; the protein is encoded by the coding sequence GTGACCATCCGTCTGCTGCTCGCCGACGACCACCCGGTGGTCCGGGCGGGGCTGCGCGCGGTGCTGGACACCGAAGCGGACTTCGCGGTGGTGGCCGAGGCCGCGACCGCCGAGCGCGCGGTGGAGCTGGCGGCCCGCGAGCCGGTGGACGTGGTCCTGATGGACCTCCAGTTCGGGCCGGGCATGCACGGCTCCGCGGCGACGGCCCTGATCACCGCCCGCCCGGGCGCCCCCCGGGTGCTGGTGCTGACCACGTACGACACGGACGCGGACATCCTGGCGGCGGTGGAGGCGGGTGCCTCCGGCTACCTGCTCAAGGACGCCCCGCCGGAGGAGCTGGCGGCGGCCGTACGGACGGCCGCCGCGGGCCAGTCGGCCCTGGCCCCGGCGGTGGCGCTGCGTCTGATGGACCGGATGCGGACCCCGGCGGAGGCACTGACGAAGCGGGAGCTGGAGGTGCTGCAGCTGGTCGCGGACGGCCTGTCGAACCAGCAGATCTCCAAGAAGCTCTTCCTCAGCCAGGCCACGGTCAAGTCCCACCTGGTGCACATCTACGCCAAGCTCGGCGTCGACTCCCGCACCTCGGCGGTCGCGGCGGCCGCCACCCGCCGGCTGATCCGCACGCCGTAG
- the yczR gene encoding MocR-like transcription factor YczR, with protein sequence MANGRVVQTADRTIGSRQLAALLPADVLTRPGYRALADAVRTLILDGRIALHVRLPAERELAEAVGASRATVTGAYDLLRESGYVRSRRGSGTWTELPDGHLPVGSPAIIGGGTGGRPDGDPGIDLAIAAMGAPEGSLAEAFAWAAPRLSGLARHPGYHPFGLPDLRAAVADRFTRRGLPTRPEQILVTAGAQQAFALVMSLLCRAGDRVVTENPTYANALDALRHARLRTGSIAVSDAGWDMDIAESTLRQTVPRMAYVIPDFQNPTGALMPPEQRLRLLATTRATGTWLVVDETIADIALDVPAPAPLASLAPRGGADHVITIGSLSKTHWGGLRVGWVRATAKMITELTAVRVSADMTGSVLDQLVALPLMDALDRSLPARLAQLRIQREALVQSLQRHTPEWSWRVPPGGLSLWVDLGEPVSSALAERAAAAGVHIGRGARFGVDPGTFEHRLRIPYTLPADRLDEGVRRLASAFHDGVPLPSAVERPHWVA encoded by the coding sequence ATGGCAAACGGGCGAGTGGTCCAGACAGCGGACAGAACCATCGGCAGCCGGCAGCTCGCGGCCCTGCTGCCCGCCGACGTACTGACCCGCCCCGGCTACCGGGCGCTCGCCGACGCCGTCCGCACGCTGATCCTCGACGGCCGGATCGCCCTGCACGTGCGGCTGCCCGCCGAACGCGAACTCGCCGAGGCGGTCGGCGCCAGCCGGGCCACCGTCACCGGCGCCTACGACCTGCTGCGCGAGAGCGGCTACGTCCGCAGCCGGCGCGGCTCCGGCACCTGGACCGAACTGCCCGACGGCCACCTGCCGGTCGGCTCGCCCGCCATCATCGGCGGGGGCACCGGAGGCCGGCCCGACGGCGACCCCGGGATCGACCTCGCCATCGCCGCCATGGGCGCCCCCGAGGGCAGCCTCGCCGAGGCCTTCGCCTGGGCCGCACCCCGGCTCTCCGGGCTCGCCCGCCACCCCGGCTACCACCCCTTCGGCCTGCCCGACCTGCGGGCCGCCGTCGCCGACCGGTTCACCCGGCGCGGGCTGCCCACGCGCCCCGAGCAGATCCTGGTCACGGCCGGAGCCCAGCAGGCCTTCGCGCTGGTCATGAGCCTGCTGTGCCGGGCCGGGGACCGGGTCGTGACCGAGAACCCCACCTACGCCAACGCCCTCGACGCCCTGCGCCACGCACGGCTGCGCACCGGGTCCATCGCCGTCTCCGACGCCGGCTGGGACATGGACATCGCCGAGTCCACGCTGCGCCAGACCGTGCCGAGGATGGCGTACGTGATCCCCGACTTCCAGAACCCCACGGGCGCGCTGATGCCCCCGGAGCAGCGGCTGCGGCTGCTCGCGACGACCCGGGCGACCGGGACCTGGCTGGTGGTCGACGAGACCATCGCCGACATCGCGCTGGACGTCCCCGCGCCCGCGCCGCTGGCCTCCCTCGCCCCGCGCGGCGGCGCCGACCACGTGATCACCATCGGCTCGCTCAGCAAGACGCACTGGGGCGGCCTGCGCGTGGGCTGGGTCCGGGCCACCGCGAAGATGATCACCGAGCTGACGGCCGTACGCGTCTCGGCCGACATGACCGGCTCGGTGCTCGACCAGCTGGTCGCGCTCCCGCTGATGGACGCCTTGGACCGGTCCCTGCCCGCGCGGCTCGCGCAGCTGCGGATCCAGCGCGAGGCCCTGGTGCAGTCGCTCCAGCGGCACACCCCGGAATGGTCCTGGCGGGTTCCGCCGGGCGGGCTCTCGCTCTGGGTCGACCTGGGCGAGCCGGTCAGCTCCGCGCTGGCCGAGCGGGCGGCGGCCGCCGGCGTGCACATCGGCCGCGGCGCGCGCTTCGGGGTGGACCCGGGCACCTTCGAACACCGCCTGCGGATCCCGTACACGCTCCCCGCGGACCGCCTGGACGAGGGCGTGCGCCGCCTGGCGAGCGCCTTCCACGACGGGGTCCCGCTGCCGTCGGCGGTGGAACGGCCGCACTGGGTCGCCTAG
- a CDS encoding nucleotidyltransferase family protein, translating to MSADSRTDAPVIAGLLLAAGGGRRLGGRPKALLPYRGRPLVENAVRVLREAGCGPVHVVLGASASEVRERADLTGCVVVDNPDWAEGMGSSLRVGLASLAGTDARAALVSLVDQPGIGPAAVARVREAYRSPASLVAAAYGGERGHPVLFGADRWADIAATATGDKGARVHLARHAEELMLVECSDIAEAFDIDTPADLARLL from the coding sequence ATGTCAGCCGACTCCCGCACCGATGCGCCCGTGATCGCGGGCCTGCTCCTGGCCGCCGGCGGCGGCCGCCGCCTCGGCGGCCGGCCCAAGGCCCTGCTCCCCTACCGCGGCCGCCCGCTGGTCGAGAACGCCGTACGGGTGCTGCGCGAGGCGGGCTGCGGCCCGGTCCACGTGGTGCTCGGCGCCTCGGCGTCCGAGGTCCGCGAGCGCGCCGACCTGACCGGCTGCGTGGTCGTGGACAACCCCGACTGGGCGGAGGGGATGGGCTCCTCCCTGCGGGTCGGCCTCGCCTCCCTGGCCGGTACGGACGCCCGCGCGGCCCTGGTCTCGCTGGTGGACCAGCCGGGCATCGGCCCGGCGGCCGTGGCCCGGGTCCGGGAGGCCTACCGCTCCCCCGCGAGCCTGGTGGCGGCGGCGTACGGCGGGGAGCGCGGCCACCCCGTGCTGTTCGGCGCGGACCGCTGGGCCGACATCGCGGCGACGGCGACGGGCGACAAGGGCGCGCGGGTACACCTCGCACGACATGCCGAAGAGCTCATGCTGGTGGAGTGCTCGGACATCGCGGAGGCCTTCGACATCGACACGCCCGCCGACCTGGCACGTCTCCTCTGA